In Desulfovibrio porci, one DNA window encodes the following:
- a CDS encoding Na+/H+ antiporter NhaC family protein, whose product MQEKILRMYGGMLGGLVPLGVLVIGLIWLSVAERGGTKPFWACAWLALTIGLFFARDKAEYCKAAMRGIGDKTGIVIVTAWLFAGVFGKLMAAGGLVNGLLWLGMTTGAQGAVFTLLVFLAAMLFALGTGTSTGTCIALTPVLYPAGYFLGADPAMLGLAILSGAAFGDNLAPVSDTTIVSAYTQGASMREVVRSRFPLAISAAAIAGAAFLFLGGGGEVRVLPAIQANLNPSGVFMLLALVVVVTAALCGRHIIEALIYGNVTAALVGFCTGTLKPADIFGIPAKAGGSTGIIQSGIDGVVGAIIFAILILAVTQILVECGIMGKILEFAQKSVVATVRQAELFIVGVTILASIPISANAPAELLVGPSLVRPMGEKFRLAAARRANLMDCAVCTVFFILPWHIAVAAWYGALYSAAENYGIAAPPISAALYNPYSWALLAVLLFSVLTGWNRRFAEPGESGETA is encoded by the coding sequence ATGCAGGAAAAAATATTGCGGATGTATGGCGGCATGCTGGGCGGGCTCGTGCCCCTGGGCGTTCTGGTTATCGGTCTGATCTGGCTCTCCGTGGCCGAGCGCGGCGGCACCAAACCCTTCTGGGCCTGCGCCTGGCTGGCCCTGACCATCGGGCTCTTCTTCGCCCGGGACAAAGCGGAATACTGTAAGGCCGCCATGCGCGGCATCGGGGACAAGACGGGTATCGTCATCGTCACGGCCTGGCTGTTCGCCGGGGTTTTCGGCAAGCTCATGGCCGCCGGCGGGCTGGTCAACGGTCTGCTGTGGCTGGGCATGACCACCGGGGCGCAGGGCGCTGTCTTCACCCTGCTGGTCTTTCTGGCGGCCATGCTCTTCGCGCTGGGCACGGGAACCAGTACGGGCACCTGCATCGCCCTGACGCCGGTGCTCTATCCGGCGGGATATTTTCTGGGGGCGGACCCGGCCATGCTCGGCCTGGCCATTCTGTCCGGCGCGGCCTTCGGGGACAACCTTGCCCCGGTGTCGGACACGACCATCGTCTCGGCCTACACCCAGGGCGCGAGCATGCGCGAGGTGGTGCGCAGCCGCTTCCCGCTGGCCATAAGCGCAGCCGCCATCGCGGGCGCCGCCTTTCTTTTTCTGGGCGGCGGCGGGGAGGTGCGCGTGCTGCCCGCCATCCAGGCCAATCTGAATCCTTCTGGCGTGTTTATGCTGCTGGCCCTGGTGGTGGTCGTGACGGCGGCTCTCTGCGGCAGGCATATCATTGAGGCCCTGATTTACGGCAACGTGACGGCGGCCCTGGTGGGCTTCTGCACCGGCACGCTCAAGCCCGCCGACATCTTCGGCATCCCGGCCAAGGCCGGGGGCTCCACGGGCATCATTCAGTCCGGCATCGACGGCGTGGTGGGGGCCATTATCTTCGCCATCCTGATTCTGGCCGTGACCCAGATACTTGTGGAATGCGGCATTATGGGCAAGATTCTAGAATTCGCCCAGAAAAGCGTGGTGGCCACCGTGCGCCAGGCCGAGCTCTTCATTGTGGGCGTGACCATTCTGGCGTCCATCCCCATCTCGGCCAACGCTCCGGCGGAACTGCTGGTGGGGCCCAGCCTGGTGCGGCCCATGGGCGAGAAATTCCGCCTGGCTGCGGCCCGGCGCGCCAACCTTATGGACTGCGCGGTGTGCACGGTCTTCTTCATTCTGCCCTGGCATATCGCTGTGGCCGCCTGGTACGGTGCGCTCTACAGCGCGGCCGAGAACTACGGCATCGCCGCGCCGCCCATCAGCGCGGCCCTGTACAATCCCTATTCCTGGGCGCTGCTGGCGGTGCTGCTCTTCTCGGTCCTGACCGGCTGGAACCGCCGCTTCGCCGAACCCGGCGAGAGCGGAGAAACAGCCTGA
- a CDS encoding 3-phosphoshikimate 1-carboxyvinyltransferase — protein sequence MLQNTEHTSVVTVTAPASKSLSHRYLIGAALAGGASTVRHTLESADLECTRTILAGAGARLEPLEASGDGADSGSGGWRVHGLGGAPRGGQEGRPLSCDVRESGTTCRLLTAVLAAGEGLFRIHGAQRMHERPIGELTDALTALGAGVVFEGTPGCPPLLLQAHGLNPALAGEGGVLRLGMDVSSQYFSGLLLAAPLCPAPLRLELAGRKAVSWPYVGLTLQCLTDFGISFSVETRKNEEAPWQALPEGAWRGLDEARPSCLRVRVQPGAYRSGDYTVEGDWSGASYFLAAGALGRRPVRVEGLRADSLQGDRAMLDILRKMGARLEVETEAVTAYPSALHGVALDMGSCPDLVPTVAVLAAFAQGSTRISNVAHLRVKESDRISAPAEELAKTGVTVDQLSDGMLVSGLAGRGCGRQNAPRLPEGLNLCAHNDHRMAMSLALLALQEPGLRMETRLDDPTVVRKSFPQFWNVWSRLQ from the coding sequence ATGCTTCAGAACACAGAACACACTTCGGTCGTTACGGTCACAGCCCCGGCTTCCAAATCCCTGTCCCACCGCTACCTCATCGGCGCGGCCCTGGCCGGAGGCGCATCCACGGTGCGCCACACCCTGGAAAGCGCGGACCTGGAATGCACCAGAACCATCCTCGCGGGCGCGGGCGCGCGCCTGGAACCGCTCGAAGCCTCCGGCGACGGGGCGGACAGCGGCAGCGGCGGCTGGCGGGTCCACGGCCTCGGCGGCGCGCCGCGCGGCGGACAGGAGGGACGGCCCCTGTCCTGCGACGTGCGCGAGTCCGGCACCACCTGCCGCCTGCTCACGGCCGTGCTGGCCGCCGGGGAGGGGCTGTTCCGCATCCACGGCGCGCAACGCATGCACGAGCGCCCCATCGGCGAGCTCACCGACGCCCTGACCGCGCTGGGCGCGGGCGTGGTCTTTGAAGGCACGCCCGGCTGTCCGCCCCTGCTGCTCCAGGCCCACGGCCTGAATCCGGCTCTGGCCGGAGAAGGCGGCGTGCTCCGGCTGGGTATGGACGTTTCCAGCCAGTATTTTTCCGGCCTGCTGCTGGCCGCGCCGCTCTGCCCCGCGCCGCTCCGCCTGGAGCTGGCCGGGCGCAAGGCCGTGTCCTGGCCCTATGTGGGCCTGACCCTGCAATGCCTCACGGACTTCGGCATCAGCTTCAGCGTGGAGACGCGCAAGAATGAGGAAGCCCCCTGGCAGGCCCTGCCGGAAGGGGCCTGGCGCGGCCTGGACGAAGCCCGCCCCAGCTGCCTGCGCGTCCGGGTGCAGCCCGGCGCATACCGGAGCGGCGACTATACTGTGGAAGGCGACTGGTCCGGCGCGTCCTATTTTCTGGCCGCCGGGGCGCTGGGCCGTCGGCCTGTGCGCGTGGAAGGCCTGCGGGCCGACTCCCTCCAAGGGGACCGGGCCATGCTGGACATTCTCCGCAAAATGGGCGCGCGTCTGGAGGTTGAAACCGAAGCCGTCACGGCGTACCCCTCGGCCCTGCACGGCGTGGCCCTGGACATGGGCTCCTGCCCGGACCTGGTGCCCACGGTGGCGGTGCTGGCCGCCTTTGCCCAGGGTTCTACCCGCATCAGCAACGTGGCCCATCTGCGCGTCAAGGAATCGGACCGGATCAGCGCCCCGGCCGAAGAACTGGCCAAAACCGGCGTCACCGTGGACCAGCTTTCGGACGGCATGCTGGTCAGCGGCCTGGCCGGACGCGGCTGCGGCAGACAGAACGCGCCGCGCCTGCCCGAGGGACTGAACCTCTGCGCGCACAACGACCACCGCATGGCCATGTCCCTGGCCCTGCTGGCCCTGCAGGAACCCGGCCTGCGCATGGAAACCCGACTGGACGATCCGACGGTGGTGCGCAAATCCTTTCCGCAATTCTGGAATGTCTGGAGCCGATTGCAATGA
- a CDS encoding 3-dehydroquinate synthase II family protein, whose translation MSRIYFRCVPFDKGQVTLALESGVDGVIVPRARVEQVAGLSRCPVWADEDVAVAALTAKADEEAVLARLKNGERVALARGWEVIPVENLLAQSDAVLAEAGNLDEARLAAGILERGVDGIVVLPEAVGELKAIVAQCKLSQGREHLLPGVITRVEPVGLGHRVCADTLSLLRRGQGMLVGNSSAFTFLVHAETEHNEYVAARPFRVNAGAVHAYTRLPHDKTTYLGELRAGQEVLIVGADGETGVATLGRVKIEVRPMLLIEAQVDCEDGPKTGTVFLQNAETIRLTGPDGTPLSVVGLKPGDTVLCRIDEAGRHFGMRVREEIREV comes from the coding sequence ATGTCCCGCATCTATTTCCGTTGCGTCCCCTTTGACAAGGGGCAGGTCACCTTGGCTCTGGAATCCGGCGTGGACGGCGTGATCGTGCCGCGTGCGCGGGTGGAGCAGGTGGCCGGACTCTCGCGCTGTCCGGTCTGGGCCGACGAGGACGTGGCCGTGGCGGCGCTCACGGCCAAGGCCGACGAGGAAGCCGTGCTGGCCCGCCTCAAGAACGGTGAACGGGTGGCGCTGGCGCGCGGCTGGGAGGTCATCCCGGTGGAGAACCTGCTGGCCCAGAGTGACGCTGTGCTGGCCGAGGCCGGAAATCTGGACGAAGCCCGCCTGGCCGCCGGAATTCTGGAGCGCGGCGTGGACGGCATCGTGGTCCTGCCTGAAGCCGTGGGCGAACTCAAGGCCATCGTGGCCCAGTGCAAGCTCTCCCAGGGCCGTGAGCATCTGCTCCCCGGCGTGATCACCCGCGTGGAGCCCGTGGGCCTGGGGCACCGGGTCTGCGCGGACACCCTCTCCCTGCTGCGCAGGGGCCAGGGCATGCTGGTGGGCAATTCCAGCGCCTTCACCTTCCTGGTCCACGCCGAAACCGAACACAATGAATACGTGGCCGCGCGGCCCTTCCGGGTCAACGCCGGGGCCGTGCACGCCTACACGCGCCTGCCCCACGACAAGACCACCTATCTGGGCGAACTGCGCGCCGGGCAGGAGGTGCTCATCGTGGGCGCGGACGGCGAAACCGGCGTGGCCACTCTGGGCCGGGTCAAGATCGAAGTGCGGCCCATGCTGCTGATCGAGGCCCAAGTGGACTGCGAAGACGGCCCCAAAACGGGCACGGTCTTCCTCCAGAACGCCGAAACCATCCGGCTTACGGGTCCGGACGGCACGCCGCTGAGCGTGGTGGGCCTCAAGCCCGGCGATACGGTGCTCTGCCGCATCGACGAGGCGGGCCGCCATTTCGGCATGCGCGTGCGCGAAGAAATCCGGGAGGTCTAG
- the cuyA gene encoding D-cysteate sulfo-lyase → MNLACFPRRGYVQEATPLEFLPAFSKALDNKVNIWIKRDDLLPGAGGGNKTRKLDFSIADALAQGADTIITCGAVQSNHCRLTLSWAVKEGLECHLVLEERVPGSYKPEASGNNFLYQLLGVSSISVVPGGSDMAAEMEKKAEMLRREGRKPYIVPGGASNPVGALGYVQCAQELMQQMFAQGLNFDHIIVPSGSAGTHAGFLLGLLGCHMDIPVTGIGVNRKKPVQEEAVYSLMRKTAEYMGVAMDIPREAVLAYDDYVGPGYSLPTDAMVEAVKLLARTESILLDPVYSGKAMSGLIDLVRKDHFKKGANLLFLHTGGSPALYAYLDSFRQAS, encoded by the coding sequence ATGAATCTTGCCTGTTTTCCCCGTCGCGGCTATGTGCAGGAAGCCACGCCGCTGGAATTTCTGCCCGCCTTCAGCAAGGCCCTGGACAACAAGGTCAACATCTGGATCAAACGGGACGACCTGCTGCCCGGCGCGGGCGGCGGCAACAAGACCCGCAAGCTGGACTTCTCCATTGCCGACGCCCTGGCCCAGGGAGCGGACACCATCATCACCTGCGGGGCCGTGCAGTCCAACCATTGCCGCCTGACGCTTTCCTGGGCGGTCAAGGAAGGCCTGGAATGCCACCTGGTGCTTGAGGAGCGCGTGCCCGGCAGCTACAAGCCGGAGGCTTCGGGCAATAACTTCCTGTATCAGCTGCTCGGGGTGAGCTCCATCAGCGTGGTGCCCGGCGGCAGCGACATGGCCGCCGAGATGGAAAAAAAGGCCGAGATGCTGCGGCGGGAGGGCCGCAAGCCGTACATCGTGCCCGGCGGAGCCTCCAATCCAGTGGGCGCGCTGGGCTATGTGCAGTGCGCGCAGGAGCTCATGCAGCAGATGTTCGCGCAAGGGCTCAATTTCGACCACATCATTGTACCCAGCGGCAGCGCGGGAACCCATGCGGGCTTTCTGCTGGGTCTGCTGGGCTGCCATATGGACATTCCGGTCACGGGCATCGGCGTGAACCGCAAAAAGCCCGTGCAGGAAGAGGCGGTTTACAGTCTGATGCGCAAAACCGCCGAGTATATGGGCGTGGCCATGGATATTCCGCGTGAGGCCGTGCTGGCCTATGACGATTACGTGGGCCCCGGCTATTCCCTGCCCACCGACGCCATGGTGGAGGCGGTCAAACTGCTGGCCCGCACCGAAAGCATTCTCTTGGACCCGGTGTATTCGGGCAAGGCCATGTCCGGCCTGATAGACCTGGTGCGCAAGGACCATTTCAAAAAGGGCGCGAACCTGCTCTTCCTGCACACCGGCGGTTCCCCGGCCCTCTATGCCTATCTGGATTCCTTCCGGCAGGCGTCATAA
- a CDS encoding GntR family transcriptional regulator, with translation MSQVKTYSAQAIAYIKGRLLDGTLTPGDPIRETEIAEHLGISRGPVREALQSLLQQGLVTGLPQKAKFIRHLTVQEIEDSYCLGGTLEGACIVQSLERWDDKALAGVAEILAEMERQSREAAGLAALSQIDEAFHDALLAPCRNRLMAGIARNSCAHISKFLYYKCWDTLFSPREFYQRHEVIYDAVRGRDARHIQQTLLEHYAESGRRLGLVCGRREE, from the coding sequence TTGTCTCAGGTCAAGACATACAGCGCCCAGGCCATTGCCTACATCAAAGGACGCCTGCTGGACGGCACGCTCACGCCCGGCGACCCCATCCGCGAAACCGAGATCGCCGAACACCTCGGCATCAGCCGGGGACCGGTGCGTGAAGCCCTGCAAAGCCTGCTGCAACAGGGCCTGGTCACGGGCCTGCCGCAGAAGGCCAAGTTCATCCGCCATCTTACGGTGCAGGAAATTGAGGACAGCTACTGTCTGGGCGGCACGCTGGAGGGGGCCTGCATTGTTCAGTCCCTGGAGCGCTGGGACGACAAGGCTTTGGCCGGGGTAGCGGAAATTCTGGCCGAAATGGAGCGCCAGAGCCGCGAAGCCGCCGGTCTGGCCGCGCTGAGCCAGATTGACGAGGCCTTTCACGACGCCCTGCTGGCTCCCTGCCGCAACCGTCTGATGGCGGGCATCGCGCGCAATTCCTGCGCGCACATCTCCAAATTCCTCTACTACAAGTGCTGGGACACGCTTTTTTCGCCGCGTGAATTCTATCAGCGGCACGAAGTCATTTACGACGCCGTGCGCGGGCGCGACGCTCGGCATATCCAGCAGACCCTGCTGGAACATTACGCCGAATCCGGCCGCCGCCTGGGCCTGGTCTGTGGCCGTCGGGAGGAGTGA
- a CDS encoding 2-amino-3,7-dideoxy-D-threo-hept-6-ulosonate synthase, whose amino-acid sequence MYLGKKVRLERIINRENGRTIIVPMDHGVTLGAVEGLVDMRETVNDMAEGGADAVLMHKGLVRCSHRNAGKDVGLIVHLSASTALSPCGNTKTLVGTVEEGIKHGADCVSVHINLGDPNERLMLTDLGRVAEACDNWHMPLLAMVYARGPQVKNGYDPAVVAHCARVGVELGADIVKVPYTGDIESFSDVVSACCVPVVIAGGERMESTRQILEMVYDSLKAGGAGISVGRNVFQHPNRVALVKALRAIVHEDASVDQAMLIVGE is encoded by the coding sequence ATGTACCTCGGCAAAAAAGTCCGTCTGGAGCGCATCATCAATCGTGAAAACGGCCGCACCATCATCGTGCCCATGGACCACGGCGTCACCCTCGGCGCTGTGGAGGGTCTGGTGGACATGCGCGAAACCGTCAACGACATGGCCGAGGGCGGCGCGGACGCGGTGCTCATGCACAAGGGCCTGGTGCGTTGCTCCCACCGCAACGCGGGCAAGGACGTGGGCCTTATCGTCCATCTTTCCGCCTCCACGGCCCTCTCGCCCTGCGGCAACACCAAAACCCTGGTGGGCACGGTGGAAGAAGGCATCAAACACGGCGCGGACTGCGTTTCCGTGCACATCAACCTGGGCGATCCCAACGAACGCCTGATGCTCACCGACCTGGGCCGGGTGGCCGAAGCCTGCGACAACTGGCACATGCCCCTGCTGGCCATGGTCTACGCGCGCGGCCCGCAGGTGAAGAACGGCTACGACCCCGCCGTGGTGGCCCATTGCGCCCGCGTGGGCGTGGAACTGGGCGCGGACATCGTCAAGGTGCCCTACACCGGCGACATTGAAAGCTTCTCCGACGTGGTGTCGGCCTGCTGCGTGCCCGTGGTCATTGCCGGCGGCGAGCGCATGGAGTCCACCCGCCAGATTCTGGAAATGGTCTACGACTCCCTCAAGGCGGGCGGCGCGGGCATTTCCGTGGGCCGCAACGTCTTCCAGCACCCCAACCGCGTCGCTCTGGTCAAGGCCCTGCGCGCCATCGTGCACGAAGACGCTTCCGTGGATCAGGCCATGCTGATCGTGGGAGAATAA
- a CDS encoding class I SAM-dependent methyltransferase: MDWNAALYRKSHGFVAEYGKNLLACVPEDAAQCILDFGCGTGELTAALAGKAGQVVGVDQSAAMIRAARETYPGPEYHVLDAAGLAAQGWTARFDLVFSNAVFHWIQDQETLLRALHAVLKPDGLLVCEFGAQGNVAAVCAAFASALATRGRTRADPFYFPTPAAYRQKLETAGFQVRYIEDYDRPTPLSGGENGLALWLEQFFAEDLAGFEHTEQMNIFREVVCALRPRLWDGERWIADYRRLRLLAVRN, from the coding sequence ATGGATTGGAACGCCGCTCTTTACCGCAAAAGCCACGGTTTTGTGGCCGAATACGGCAAAAATCTGCTGGCCTGCGTCCCGGAAGACGCGGCCCAGTGTATTCTGGATTTCGGCTGCGGCACCGGCGAGCTGACCGCCGCCCTGGCCGGGAAAGCGGGGCAGGTGGTCGGCGTGGACCAGTCCGCCGCCATGATCCGGGCGGCGCGCGAAACGTATCCCGGTCCGGAATACCATGTTCTGGATGCGGCCGGACTGGCCGCCCAAGGCTGGACGGCCCGTTTCGATCTGGTCTTTTCCAATGCGGTCTTTCACTGGATTCAGGATCAGGAAACGCTGCTGCGCGCCCTGCATGCGGTTCTGAAGCCGGACGGCCTGCTGGTCTGCGAATTCGGCGCCCAGGGCAATGTGGCGGCCGTGTGCGCGGCCTTTGCCTCGGCACTGGCGACGCGCGGCCGGACCCGCGCCGACCCTTTCTATTTCCCCACTCCGGCGGCATACCGCCAAAAGCTGGAAACAGCGGGCTTCCAAGTCCGGTACATTGAGGACTACGACCGCCCCACGCCCCTGTCCGGCGGCGAAAACGGCCTCGCCCTCTGGCTGGAACAGTTTTTCGCCGAGGATCTGGCCGGTTTTGAACACACGGAGCAAATGAACATCTTTCGCGAGGTGGTGTGCGCCTTGCGGCCGCGCCTCTGGGACGGAGAGCGGTGGATCGCCGATTACCGGCGGCTCCGGCTGCTGGCCGTCAGAAACTGA
- a CDS encoding prephenate dehydrogenase/arogenate dehydrogenase family protein, which produces MSAAQTRPRTPAKTALIGAGGRMGAMLCARAAAVGLTVAGADQPLAPETLAAACADADLALICVPAAVFEEVVRLVEPHLPPTAVLADITSVKERPLRQMEKLWPGPVVGTHPLFGPRPDPEADQPVAVVPGHNATEGHLAMAEGFFSALGCRTFRTTAEKHDQAMARIQNMNFITNLAYFALLAGQEDLLPFLTPSFRRRQNAARKMLTEDARLFSGLFEANPHSHEAVRQYRQMLNLAAAGDIDLLCRRAQWWWEDGAGGGS; this is translated from the coding sequence ATGAGCGCCGCCCAAACCCGCCCCCGCACGCCCGCCAAAACCGCGCTGATCGGCGCGGGCGGGCGCATGGGGGCCATGCTTTGCGCCAGAGCGGCCGCCGTCGGCCTGACGGTGGCCGGAGCGGACCAGCCCCTGGCCCCGGAAACGCTGGCCGCGGCCTGCGCCGATGCCGACCTGGCCCTGATCTGCGTGCCCGCCGCCGTGTTTGAAGAGGTGGTGCGGCTGGTGGAACCGCATCTGCCGCCCACGGCGGTGCTGGCCGACATCACTTCCGTCAAGGAGCGGCCGCTGCGCCAGATGGAAAAACTCTGGCCCGGCCCGGTGGTGGGCACCCACCCCCTGTTCGGCCCCAGGCCCGACCCGGAGGCGGACCAGCCGGTGGCCGTTGTCCCCGGCCACAACGCCACGGAAGGGCATCTGGCCATGGCCGAGGGCTTTTTCAGCGCCCTGGGCTGCCGCACTTTCCGCACCACGGCGGAAAAGCACGACCAGGCCATGGCCCGCATTCAGAACATGAACTTCATCACCAATCTGGCCTACTTCGCCCTGCTGGCCGGGCAGGAGGACCTGCTGCCCTTTCTCACGCCCTCGTTCCGCCGCCGCCAAAACGCGGCGCGCAAAATGCTCACCGAGGACGCCCGGCTCTTCTCCGGCCTGTTCGAGGCCAATCCCCACAGCCACGAAGCCGTGCGCCAGTACCGCCAGATGCTCAACCTGGCCGCCGCCGGCGATATCGACCTGCTCTGCCGCCGCGCCCAGTGGTGGTGGGAGGACGGCGCGGGCGGCGGAAGCTGA
- the pheA gene encoding prephenate dehydratase: MDDARAHWPQGRDRQDGPDTGNGADGSQRLAAIRKEIDTVDQELLRLFNRRAELSVEVGRIKATEPGIIFKPMREREVLDGLAAKNPGPLPEEHLRAIWREIFSSSRALQRPQNVAYLGPEGTFSYFAGVEYLGHAASFHPCGDIAQIFEEVCSGQCELGVVPLENSLQGTVGVSFDLFLKHEVFIQAELFSRISHCLLSNAPTLAAVRTVYSHPQPLAQCGGWLRAHLPGAALIPVESTAAAAQRAANQPDAAAIGHGKLADMLGLGVLARRIEDEPGNWTRFVIIGPKSAQVPQGAEPRPTPGGCNGADKTSLLFTLPDKAGSLSTVLDLLAGHEINMRKLESRPLRGQCWKYVFFADVESDLEDPRHAALLERLRNACTSFRILGSYPTGPQLDRMSLSGDDASDEQGI; this comes from the coding sequence ATGGACGACGCCAGGGCACACTGGCCCCAGGGCCGGGACAGACAGGACGGCCCGGATACGGGGAACGGCGCGGACGGCTCACAGCGTCTGGCCGCCATCCGCAAGGAAATCGACACGGTGGATCAGGAACTGCTCCGCCTCTTCAACCGCCGCGCGGAGCTGAGCGTGGAAGTGGGCCGGATCAAGGCCACGGAACCGGGCATCATCTTCAAGCCCATGCGTGAGCGCGAAGTGCTGGACGGCCTGGCCGCCAAAAATCCCGGTCCCCTGCCGGAAGAGCATCTCAGGGCCATCTGGCGCGAGATATTCTCCTCCTCGCGCGCCCTGCAACGGCCGCAGAATGTGGCCTATCTCGGGCCGGAAGGCACCTTCTCCTACTTCGCGGGCGTGGAGTATCTCGGCCATGCGGCCAGCTTCCACCCCTGCGGAGACATCGCCCAGATTTTCGAAGAGGTCTGTTCCGGCCAGTGCGAACTGGGCGTGGTGCCTCTGGAAAATTCCCTCCAAGGCACGGTGGGCGTGAGTTTCGATCTCTTTCTCAAGCACGAGGTCTTTATTCAGGCCGAGCTCTTTTCGCGCATTTCGCACTGCCTGCTGAGCAACGCCCCGACTCTGGCCGCCGTGCGCACGGTTTACTCCCACCCGCAGCCCCTGGCCCAATGCGGCGGCTGGCTGCGCGCGCATCTGCCGGGAGCGGCCCTGATTCCCGTAGAGTCCACGGCGGCGGCGGCCCAACGCGCCGCCAACCAGCCGGATGCGGCGGCCATCGGCCACGGCAAGCTGGCCGACATGCTCGGCCTGGGCGTGCTGGCCCGGCGCATTGAGGATGAACCCGGCAACTGGACGCGCTTTGTGATCATCGGCCCCAAATCGGCCCAGGTCCCCCAGGGCGCTGAGCCCCGGCCCACGCCCGGCGGGTGCAACGGCGCGGACAAGACATCCCTGCTCTTCACCCTGCCGGACAAAGCCGGTTCCCTTTCCACGGTGCTGGACCTGCTGGCCGGGCACGAGATCAACATGCGCAAGCTGGAATCCCGCCCCCTGCGCGGCCAGTGCTGGAAATACGTCTTCTTCGCGGACGTGGAAAGCGATCTGGAAGACCCGCGCCACGCGGCCCTGCTGGAACGCCTGCGCAACGCCTGCACCAGTTTCCGCATCCTGGGCAGCTATCCCACCGGCCCGCAGCTGGACCGCATGAGCCTCAGCGGGGACGACGCCTCCGACGAACAAGGGATCTAA
- a CDS encoding MFS transporter: protein MFYGWKISLLALGGNFMLQGSVLYCMNAFMEPLCAAHGWSRAGINISMGIASLMGQFAMPLAAAVSTRCSLRRLTALGALAGGVSIALMGMTGDIRLFTLLSIVAWISTQICGGVVGNALVSNWFYHYRGRAFGLANAGTSLSGAILPFVSLVLIRYFDVSTAYLALGLATCALAPLAWFLGRDTPQAMGLHPDGRRHEPRRSSLPPADVSFSHLLRSPQAWLLGLAFGLALMVASAVMSQMKPRFADLGLEAYPAMLLACASAFLAALAKYAWGWVCDRFTPLFAARLVMLCSAASLALGFLPSGIWTMTAFSLSFGGCIGGLWAILPAVVSYYFGGGNFLPSYKFISIFIILRSAGFPIMGLSHDLTGSYAASDVIFGVSLLASLGLMLLLRESGAVESAVRRHAAAHATEAARPR from the coding sequence GTGTTTTACGGATGGAAGATCAGCCTGCTCGCGCTGGGCGGCAATTTTATGCTCCAGGGCAGCGTGCTCTACTGCATGAACGCCTTTATGGAACCTCTGTGCGCGGCCCACGGCTGGAGCCGGGCGGGAATCAACATCAGCATGGGCATAGCCTCGCTCATGGGGCAGTTCGCCATGCCGCTGGCCGCCGCTGTTTCCACCCGCTGCTCCCTGCGCCGCCTTACGGCCCTGGGGGCGCTGGCGGGCGGCGTCTCCATAGCCCTGATGGGCATGACCGGGGACATCCGGCTGTTCACCCTGCTTTCCATCGTGGCCTGGATTTCCACCCAGATCTGCGGCGGCGTGGTGGGCAACGCCCTGGTCAGCAACTGGTTTTATCACTACCGGGGCCGGGCCTTCGGCCTGGCCAACGCGGGCACTTCGCTTTCAGGCGCGATCCTGCCCTTTGTGAGCCTGGTGCTGATCCGCTATTTTGACGTGAGTACAGCCTATCTGGCCTTGGGCCTGGCGACCTGCGCCCTGGCTCCCCTGGCCTGGTTTCTGGGGCGGGACACGCCCCAGGCCATGGGGCTGCATCCCGACGGGCGGCGGCACGAGCCAAGGCGTTCCTCGCTGCCCCCGGCGGACGTCTCCTTTTCCCACTTGCTGCGTTCGCCCCAAGCTTGGCTTCTGGGACTGGCCTTCGGCCTGGCGCTCATGGTCGCTTCCGCGGTTATGAGCCAGATGAAACCGCGCTTCGCGGATCTGGGTCTGGAGGCCTACCCGGCCATGCTGCTGGCCTGCGCCTCGGCCTTTCTGGCGGCTCTGGCCAAATATGCCTGGGGCTGGGTCTGCGACCGTTTTACTCCGCTTTTCGCCGCGCGCCTGGTCATGCTCTGCAGCGCGGCAAGCCTGGCTCTGGGCTTTCTGCCTTCCGGCATCTGGACCATGACCGCCTTCAGCCTGAGTTTCGGCGGCTGCATCGGCGGCCTGTGGGCCATTCTGCCCGCCGTGGTCTCCTATTACTTCGGCGGCGGCAATTTTCTGCCGTCCTACAAGTTCATTTCCATTTTCATCATTCTGCGTAGCGCGGGTTTTCCCATCATGGGGCTTTCACACGACCTGACCGGCAGTTATGCCGCCTCGGACGTGATCTTCGGCGTGAGCCTGCTGGCCTCGCTGGGCCTGATGCTGCTGCTGCGCGAGAGCGGGGCCGTGGAAAGCGCCGTGCGCAGGCATGCGGCGGCACACGCGACGGAAGCGGCGCGGCCGCGATAA